A genomic window from Phyllopteryx taeniolatus isolate TA_2022b chromosome 2, UOR_Ptae_1.2, whole genome shotgun sequence includes:
- the mis12 gene encoding protein MIS12 homolog isoform X1 has translation MDVGGETFEETDILPTSTLELYETQFFGFTPQTFMFRLSSAFLDCLSDILSVVEKVCVRQLSKSESEATTEEQLSVCVRESSRKFQAFMGERFKQLSERIEELLVTRCFSVPPNVLLKEDQCHRKRPPDTQEMLRLESSLTELRSAHEAEVCARHALQAELEEQAEVQKQLDQFLVWNRELQDAWLTEGNGSFQERFQLVAASVKKLQEAIVEGRGRAGSYPSNLRARGGVHPELVASQSQGT, from the exons ATGGATGTCGGAGGAGAAACCTTTGAGGAGACAGACATACTCCCCACGTCAACTTTAGAATTATACGAGACTCAGTTTTTCGGCTTTACTCCGCAAACGTTCATGTTTCGGCTCTCCAGCGCGTTTTTGGATTGTCTGAGCGACATTTTGAGCGTCGTAGAGAAAGTATGCGTGCGACAGCTGAGTAAGTCGGAGTCGGAAGCGACGACGGAGGAGCAGCTCAGCGTCTGCGTTAGAGAGAGTAGCCGCAAGTTTCAAGCGTTTATGGGGGAGCGCTTCAAGCAGCTGTCGGAGCGGATAGAAGAGCTACTGGTCACCCGTTGTTTCTCCGTACCTCCCAACGTCCTGTTGAAGGAGGACCAATGTCACAGAAAACGTCCTCCGGACACACAG GAGATGCTCAGACTGGAGTCGTCCTTGACGGAGCTCCGTAGTGCTCATGAGGCCGAGGTGTGTGCTAGACATGCTCTGCAGGCTGAGCTTGAGGAGCAAGCGGAGGTACAGAAGCAGCTAGATCAATTCCTGGTCTGGAACAGAGAGCTACAGGACGCTTGGCTCACAGAGGGAAACGGCAGCTTCCAAGAAAGGTTCCAACTGGTGGCAGCCTCTGTAAAGAAATTGCAGGAAGCCATTGTGGAG ggtcgcgggcgtgcaggatcctatcccagcaatcttcgggcgagaggcggggtacaccctgaactggtcgccagccaatcgcaggggacatag
- the mis12 gene encoding protein MIS12 homolog isoform X2: MDVGGETFEETDILPTSTLELYETQFFGFTPQTFMFRLSSAFLDCLSDILSVVEKVCVRQLSKSESEATTEEQLSVCVRESSRKFQAFMGERFKQLSERIEELLVTRCFSVPPNVLLKEDQCHRKRPPDTQEMLRLESSLTELRSAHEAEVCARHALQAELEEQAEVQKQLDQFLVWNRELQDAWLTEGNGSFQERFQLVAASVKKLQEAIVEVCNKAQSSH; the protein is encoded by the exons ATGGATGTCGGAGGAGAAACCTTTGAGGAGACAGACATACTCCCCACGTCAACTTTAGAATTATACGAGACTCAGTTTTTCGGCTTTACTCCGCAAACGTTCATGTTTCGGCTCTCCAGCGCGTTTTTGGATTGTCTGAGCGACATTTTGAGCGTCGTAGAGAAAGTATGCGTGCGACAGCTGAGTAAGTCGGAGTCGGAAGCGACGACGGAGGAGCAGCTCAGCGTCTGCGTTAGAGAGAGTAGCCGCAAGTTTCAAGCGTTTATGGGGGAGCGCTTCAAGCAGCTGTCGGAGCGGATAGAAGAGCTACTGGTCACCCGTTGTTTCTCCGTACCTCCCAACGTCCTGTTGAAGGAGGACCAATGTCACAGAAAACGTCCTCCGGACACACAG GAGATGCTCAGACTGGAGTCGTCCTTGACGGAGCTCCGTAGTGCTCATGAGGCCGAGGTGTGTGCTAGACATGCTCTGCAGGCTGAGCTTGAGGAGCAAGCGGAGGTACAGAAGCAGCTAGATCAATTCCTGGTCTGGAACAGAGAGCTACAGGACGCTTGGCTCACAGAGGGAAACGGCAGCTTCCAAGAAAGGTTCCAACTGGTGGCAGCCTCTGTAAAGAAATTGCAGGAAGCCATTGTGGAGGTGTGCAACAAAGCGCAGAGTTCTCACTGA